In Falco biarmicus isolate bFalBia1 chromosome 7, bFalBia1.pri, whole genome shotgun sequence, a single window of DNA contains:
- the SEMA7A gene encoding semaphorin-7A isoform X1 has translation MGRRSPVALLVALWASQLGMWAAGRSKVNPRIITAPQGAKEYAFPRSERYPVFYHKENSSAIYIGGEGRLYYYDFATYENYTEEFPVKNEGQCMMPGSLGDNKNYLTLVEKYGDGMLVCGTGACAPTCWNLTQRKESTPWDGRGIAPFTPDSNTLVVVDGHDIYSTIKKSQQNGKIPRFRRVRGGGELYTSDTVMQNPQFVKATTLRHEEPHQDKIYYFFREDNPDKSPEAPRNISRVAQLCKEDKGGTSSLSASKWTTFLKASLICVDPVTKGNFNWLQDVFFVPASNWRHSKVYGLFTNTWGSSAVCVYSFGDIDNVFRTSKLKGYNGPNPEIKPGQCVASGQHTPSETFKIADSHPEVEDRVEPLSPTKSPLFHNKHRYQKIGVHEVSVGDGRRYNVLYLATDKGSIHKIVELPDGVQNIMEIQVFPKKDPIQSMILDHKRAMLYVGSTNKVMEIPMDMCRVYRNNCDSCLLARDPYCGWLNGSCQSVYLSREVHQTLNLDPWGGKCQKGDVKEVDDYQNITVVPFSRYYLNCPIESHYATYNWYHNNSLIKTCNTTHPQQDCFHFIQNVSHIHYGHYVCISEEDGFRQALVKERLVNQLRFMSQKGQATMTFGSWLQLLLMVVLVELFH, from the exons GTGCGAAAGAGTATGCATTTCCCAGGAGTGAGAGGTACCCGGTCTTCTATCATAAAGAAAACAGCTCAGCCATTTACATTGGAGGAGAGGGAAGACTTTATTACTATGACTTTGCCACCTATGAGAACTACACG GAAGAATTCCCTGTGAAAAATGAAGGACAGTGCATGATGCCTGGGAGTTTG gGGGACAATAAAAATTACCTCACTTTAGTGGAGAAGTATGGAGACGGGATGTTAGTGTGTGGGACCGGTGCCTGTGCTCCTACCTGCTGGAACTTG ACGCAGAGAAAGGAGAGCACTCCGTGGGATGGGAGAGGTATTGCTCCTTTCACCCCTGACTCGAATACCCTCGTCGTCGTTGATG GTCACGACATCTACTCCACCATCAAGAAGAGCCAGCAGAATGGCAAGATACCCCGTTTCCGTCGAGTGAGAGGGGGTGGAGAGCTCTACACAAGTGACACAGTGATGCAGA ACCCTCAGTTTGTCAAAGCCACCACGTTAAGGCATGAAGAGCCTCACCAGGACAAGATTTACTACTTCTTTCGTGAAGATAACCCGGATAAGAGTCCTGAGGCCCCTCGAAACATCTCCCGAGTGGCCCAGCTGTGTAAG gaAGATAAAGGGGGAACCAGTTCACTCTCTGCTTCCAAGTGGACCACCTTCCTGAAGGCCAGCTTGATTTGTGTTGACCCAGTCACAAAGGGCAACTTCAACTGGTTGCAAGATGTCTTCTTTGTCCCTGCAAGTAACTGGCGGCACTCCAAAGTCTATGGGCTCTTCACAAACACCTG GGGAAGCTCCGCTGTTTGCGTCTATTCCTTTGGGGACATTGACAATGTGTTCCGGACATCTAAACTCAAAGGCTATAATGGTCCCAACCCAGAGATCAAGCCTGGGCAG TGCGTTGCCTCTGGACAGCACACCCCCAGTGAGACCTTCAAGATAGCCGACAGCCACCCAGAGGTGGAGGACCGGGTGGAGCCCCTCTCACCTACCAAGAGCCCCTTATTCCACAACAAGCACCGCTATCAGAAGATCGGGGTGCACGAGGTCTCTGTGGGTGATGGACGCCGCTACAACGTGCTTTATCTGGCAACAG ACAAGGGATCCATCCACAAGATCGTGGAGCTGCCGGATGGGGTGCAGAACATCATGGAGATCCAGGTCTTCCCAAAGAAGGACCCAATCCAGTCCATGATCCTGGACCACAAGAGA GCGATGCTGTACGTTGGCTCAACAAATAAAGTCATGGAGATACCCATGGACATGTGCAGGGTGTATCGCAACAACTGTGACAGCTGCTTGCTGGCGAGGGACCCGTACTGCGGGTGGCTCAATGGGAGTTGTCAGTCGGTTTATCTAAGCCG GGAGGTGCACCAGACCCTGAACCTGGACCCATGGGGAGGGAAGTGCCAAAAGGGGGATGTTAAGGAAG TAGATGACTATCAGAACATCACAGTCGTCCCTTTCTCCCGCTACTATCTCAACTGTCCCATTGAGTCCCACTATGCCACTTACAACTGGTACCACAACAACAGCCTCATCAAGACCTGCAACACCACCCACCCTCAGCAGGACTGCTTCCACTTCATCCAGAACGTGAGCCACATTCACTACGGCCACTACGTCTGCATCTCGGAGGAGGATGGCTTCAGGCAGGCTCTGGTGAAGGAGCGCCTGGTCAACCAACTCAGGTTCATGTCCCAGAAGGGCCAGGCCACCATGACGTTTGGCtcttggctgcagctgctcctgatGGTGGTGTTGGTGGAGCTCTTCCACTGA
- the SEMA7A gene encoding semaphorin-7A isoform X2, producing the protein MGRRSPVALLVALWASQLGMWAAGRSKVNPRIITAPQGAKEYAFPRSERYPVFYHKENSSAIYIGGEGRLYYYDFATYENYTEEFPVKNEGQCMMPGSLGDNKNYLTLVEKYGDGMLVCGTGACAPTCWNLTQRKESTPWDGRGIAPFTPDSNTLVVVDGHDIYSTIKKSQQNGKIPRFRRVRGGGELYTSDTVMQNPQFVKATTLRHEEPHQDKIYYFFREDNPDKSPEAPRNISRVAQLCKEDKGGTSSLSASKWTTFLKASLICVDPVTKGNFNWLQDVFFVPASNWRHSKVYGLFTNTWGSSAVCVYSFGDIDNVFRTSKLKGYNGPNPEIKPGQCVASGQHTPSETFKIADSHPEVEDRVEPLSPTKSPLFHNKHRYQKIGVHEVSVGDGRRYNVLYLATDKGSIHKIVELPDGVQNIMEIQVFPKKDPIQSMILDHKRAMLYVGSTNKVMEIPMDMCRVYRNNCDSCLLARDPYCGWLNGSCQSVYLSREVHQTLNLDPWGGKCQKGDVKEDDYQNITVVPFSRYYLNCPIESHYATYNWYHNNSLIKTCNTTHPQQDCFHFIQNVSHIHYGHYVCISEEDGFRQALVKERLVNQLRFMSQKGQATMTFGSWLQLLLMVVLVELFH; encoded by the exons GTGCGAAAGAGTATGCATTTCCCAGGAGTGAGAGGTACCCGGTCTTCTATCATAAAGAAAACAGCTCAGCCATTTACATTGGAGGAGAGGGAAGACTTTATTACTATGACTTTGCCACCTATGAGAACTACACG GAAGAATTCCCTGTGAAAAATGAAGGACAGTGCATGATGCCTGGGAGTTTG gGGGACAATAAAAATTACCTCACTTTAGTGGAGAAGTATGGAGACGGGATGTTAGTGTGTGGGACCGGTGCCTGTGCTCCTACCTGCTGGAACTTG ACGCAGAGAAAGGAGAGCACTCCGTGGGATGGGAGAGGTATTGCTCCTTTCACCCCTGACTCGAATACCCTCGTCGTCGTTGATG GTCACGACATCTACTCCACCATCAAGAAGAGCCAGCAGAATGGCAAGATACCCCGTTTCCGTCGAGTGAGAGGGGGTGGAGAGCTCTACACAAGTGACACAGTGATGCAGA ACCCTCAGTTTGTCAAAGCCACCACGTTAAGGCATGAAGAGCCTCACCAGGACAAGATTTACTACTTCTTTCGTGAAGATAACCCGGATAAGAGTCCTGAGGCCCCTCGAAACATCTCCCGAGTGGCCCAGCTGTGTAAG gaAGATAAAGGGGGAACCAGTTCACTCTCTGCTTCCAAGTGGACCACCTTCCTGAAGGCCAGCTTGATTTGTGTTGACCCAGTCACAAAGGGCAACTTCAACTGGTTGCAAGATGTCTTCTTTGTCCCTGCAAGTAACTGGCGGCACTCCAAAGTCTATGGGCTCTTCACAAACACCTG GGGAAGCTCCGCTGTTTGCGTCTATTCCTTTGGGGACATTGACAATGTGTTCCGGACATCTAAACTCAAAGGCTATAATGGTCCCAACCCAGAGATCAAGCCTGGGCAG TGCGTTGCCTCTGGACAGCACACCCCCAGTGAGACCTTCAAGATAGCCGACAGCCACCCAGAGGTGGAGGACCGGGTGGAGCCCCTCTCACCTACCAAGAGCCCCTTATTCCACAACAAGCACCGCTATCAGAAGATCGGGGTGCACGAGGTCTCTGTGGGTGATGGACGCCGCTACAACGTGCTTTATCTGGCAACAG ACAAGGGATCCATCCACAAGATCGTGGAGCTGCCGGATGGGGTGCAGAACATCATGGAGATCCAGGTCTTCCCAAAGAAGGACCCAATCCAGTCCATGATCCTGGACCACAAGAGA GCGATGCTGTACGTTGGCTCAACAAATAAAGTCATGGAGATACCCATGGACATGTGCAGGGTGTATCGCAACAACTGTGACAGCTGCTTGCTGGCGAGGGACCCGTACTGCGGGTGGCTCAATGGGAGTTGTCAGTCGGTTTATCTAAGCCG GGAGGTGCACCAGACCCTGAACCTGGACCCATGGGGAGGGAAGTGCCAAAAGGGGGATGTTAAGGAAG ATGACTATCAGAACATCACAGTCGTCCCTTTCTCCCGCTACTATCTCAACTGTCCCATTGAGTCCCACTATGCCACTTACAACTGGTACCACAACAACAGCCTCATCAAGACCTGCAACACCACCCACCCTCAGCAGGACTGCTTCCACTTCATCCAGAACGTGAGCCACATTCACTACGGCCACTACGTCTGCATCTCGGAGGAGGATGGCTTCAGGCAGGCTCTGGTGAAGGAGCGCCTGGTCAACCAACTCAGGTTCATGTCCCAGAAGGGCCAGGCCACCATGACGTTTGGCtcttggctgcagctgctcctgatGGTGGTGTTGGTGGAGCTCTTCCACTGA